One genomic segment of Trichococcus shcherbakoviae includes these proteins:
- a CDS encoding Cof-type HAD-IIB family hydrolase — MIKMIAIDIDGTLVNEQKVMTHKVKETIQEAMRRGIRIVLCTGRPPAGIKPYADELGFGEHEDYIIAQNGAYILRADTDETVYKKTLTLAEVQGIYEFGKGFSVGTLLVGEHHYYSLEDEVTESMQKDATLVNMEISVLDPTAVSEEMGLMKILYIGEPNEVDVIDSAIPDKMRDDFYIVRSQDFLMEVMEKNSNKGTALIKLADHLGIAMEEVMALGDGENDYEMIQVAGLGVVMSNGTDNLKSIANEITLSNEEDGVAHAIEKWAFPS; from the coding sequence ATGATAAAAATGATAGCGATCGATATCGATGGCACGTTGGTCAATGAACAGAAAGTGATGACGCATAAGGTAAAAGAGACGATCCAAGAGGCAATGCGCCGTGGAATCAGAATCGTGCTTTGCACCGGCCGTCCGCCTGCAGGCATCAAGCCGTATGCCGATGAATTGGGATTCGGGGAACACGAGGACTACATCATCGCCCAGAATGGTGCCTACATTCTGCGTGCAGACACGGACGAAACGGTATACAAAAAAACGTTGACGCTCGCCGAGGTGCAGGGAATTTACGAGTTCGGAAAAGGTTTTTCTGTTGGGACACTGTTGGTTGGCGAGCACCATTATTACAGTTTGGAAGATGAAGTGACGGAATCGATGCAAAAGGATGCCACTCTCGTCAACATGGAAATCAGCGTATTGGATCCCACAGCAGTAAGCGAAGAGATGGGTTTGATGAAGATCCTTTACATCGGCGAGCCGAACGAGGTGGATGTCATCGATTCGGCCATCCCCGACAAGATGCGTGATGACTTCTATATCGTCCGCAGCCAGGATTTCCTTATGGAAGTGATGGAAAAGAACTCGAATAAGGGCACCGCGTTGATAAAATTGGCGGACCATCTCGGGATCGCGATGGAGGAAGTGATGGCGCTAGGCGACGGCGAGAACGATTATGAAATGATCCAAGTTGCCGGTCTGGGCGTCGTGATGTCGAACGGAACCGACAATCTTAAGAGCATCGCGAACGAGATCACCTTATCCAACGAAGAAGACGGCGTGGCCCATGCCATCGAGAAATGGGCTTTCCCAAGCTAA
- a CDS encoding aromatic acid exporter family protein, with protein MKLGARTFKTGLAVALSMIVAQYFGFEGGGVIAGIAAIYSTQPSLGRSYANLKSRMMANTIGGLVAVFVVMTLGYNIYLLGISVMLLIAILNALKLEDVIGLSIVTLIVIMVGTDDNLMLSATYRVLETFVGVIIAFLVNTFVAPPRYDERLYHTVDYATTEFLIWIRAGLRKNTEYSIMNNDLKWARTQLKKMDNLYQYLTESGLFNKQNKYQNKKMLVVYRKMIQTTRSAFHVLEVLHDYENVFYQFPVEMRIMIRERLETLMSGHEQIMLKFSGRVRANQVNFFEADKAQRHEMMDVFFQRAQEESDYGKYSSSESYGIIHLMSAILAYEDDLVHFNKLVRSYKATPGNKSKNINNIEDIIH; from the coding sequence ATGAAACTTGGCGCCCGCACCTTTAAAACGGGTCTTGCCGTCGCATTATCAATGATCGTCGCCCAATACTTCGGATTCGAAGGCGGGGGTGTCATCGCAGGCATTGCTGCCATCTATTCCACCCAGCCTTCACTCGGCCGATCATACGCAAATCTGAAGAGCCGGATGATGGCAAACACGATTGGCGGCTTGGTCGCTGTGTTTGTCGTCATGACTTTGGGATACAACATCTATCTTCTCGGCATTTCGGTCATGCTGCTGATCGCCATCCTGAATGCTCTCAAGCTCGAAGACGTGATCGGGCTGTCGATCGTGACATTGATCGTCATCATGGTCGGCACGGATGACAATTTGATGTTGAGTGCAACCTACCGCGTATTGGAAACGTTCGTCGGCGTCATCATCGCCTTTTTGGTCAATACATTCGTCGCCCCTCCGCGGTACGATGAACGCTTGTACCACACGGTGGACTATGCCACTACCGAGTTTCTGATTTGGATCCGCGCCGGTTTGCGCAAGAACACCGAATATTCCATCATGAACAACGATCTGAAATGGGCACGCACGCAGCTCAAAAAAATGGACAACCTTTATCAATACTTGACCGAAAGCGGTCTGTTCAACAAACAAAACAAATATCAGAACAAAAAGATGCTCGTCGTTTACCGCAAAATGATCCAAACGACCCGCTCCGCCTTCCACGTCCTGGAAGTCCTGCACGATTACGAAAATGTTTTCTATCAATTCCCTGTTGAAATGCGCATCATGATCCGTGAACGTTTGGAAACCTTAATGAGCGGCCACGAACAGATCATGTTGAAATTCAGCGGACGCGTTCGGGCCAATCAAGTCAATTTCTTTGAAGCCGATAAGGCCCAACGCCATGAAATGATGGATGTCTTTTTCCAGCGTGCCCAGGAAGAAAGTGATTACGGCAAGTACAGCAGTTCTGAAAGCTACGGCATCATTCATCTGATGAGTGCCATCCTGGCTTACGAAGACGATCTGGTCCACTTCAACAAATTGGTCCGCAGCTACAAAGCGACACCGGGCAATAAATCCAAGAACATAAACAATATCGAAGACATCATCCACTGA
- the perR gene encoding peroxide-responsive transcriptional repressor PerR, which translates to MHHTIVNDSIEKMKNANIRITPQRYAILEYLVESRMHPTADDIYKALADRFPNMSAATVYNNLRLFVKIGFVKELAYGDASSRFDFSNTQHYHAICESCGKIVDLYYPVLDDVEMVAENLTGFQVSHHRMEVYGICPECLEKGVQKEDVDDGAEAAGHHHHHH; encoded by the coding sequence ATGCACCATACAATCGTAAATGATTCAATCGAAAAAATGAAAAACGCAAATATCCGAATTACACCGCAACGTTACGCGATTTTGGAATATTTGGTCGAGTCCAGAATGCATCCGACAGCGGATGATATCTACAAAGCGTTGGCCGATCGTTTTCCTAACATGAGCGCAGCCACTGTTTACAACAACTTGAGACTTTTTGTAAAAATTGGCTTTGTGAAGGAATTGGCTTATGGGGATGCTTCAAGCCGTTTCGACTTCAGCAACACGCAACATTATCACGCCATCTGTGAAAGCTGCGGAAAAATCGTCGATCTTTATTATCCGGTATTGGATGATGTGGAGATGGTTGCCGAGAATTTGACCGGTTTCCAGGTCAGCCATCACCGCATGGAAGTCTACGGCATCTGTCCTGAGTGCCTGGAAAAAGGGGTCCAAAAAGAAGACGTCGATGATGGAGCCGAAGCTGCGGGACATCATCACCACCATCATTAA
- the proC gene encoding pyrroline-5-carboxylate reductase codes for MKKTIGFIGSGNMGGAIIGGLVGSALVAPNQVIVSSQDNESLQALKEQHGIRIAADNRQVAAESDILFLAVKPNIYNVVIDEIKTAIKENVVIVTIAAGKSLSDIEERFGRKLKVVRAMPNTPALVGEGMTGICANEVVNVAELTDVKNIFDSFGRSEMVSEYMMDAVTGVSGSSPALVFMFIESLADGAVRGGLPRQQAYKFAAQAVLGSAKMVLETGKHPGELKDMVCSPGGTTIEAVAELEKNGFRSAVISAVQTTIDKSIAMSKPKEN; via the coding sequence ATGAAAAAAACAATCGGATTCATCGGCAGCGGGAATATGGGCGGAGCCATCATCGGCGGGCTTGTCGGTTCTGCACTTGTCGCACCTAACCAAGTCATCGTATCCAGCCAAGATAACGAAAGCCTGCAAGCCTTGAAAGAACAACACGGCATCCGCATCGCGGCAGACAACAGACAAGTGGCAGCCGAATCGGATATCCTCTTTTTGGCAGTCAAACCGAATATCTACAATGTCGTCATCGACGAAATCAAAACGGCCATCAAAGAGAATGTCGTCATCGTTACGATTGCAGCCGGAAAAAGCTTAAGCGACATCGAAGAACGCTTCGGCCGCAAGTTGAAAGTGGTCCGCGCCATGCCGAACACCCCTGCATTGGTCGGCGAAGGCATGACCGGCATCTGCGCAAATGAAGTGGTAAACGTCGCTGAGTTGACTGATGTCAAAAACATCTTCGACAGCTTCGGTCGCAGTGAAATGGTTTCGGAATACATGATGGACGCAGTTACAGGCGTCAGCGGTTCTTCCCCGGCCTTGGTCTTCATGTTCATCGAATCTTTGGCAGACGGAGCCGTCCGCGGCGGCTTGCCCCGCCAACAAGCCTATAAATTTGCGGCGCAAGCAGTCCTTGGTTCCGCAAAAATGGTGCTGGAAACCGGTAAACACCCAGGCGAACTGAAGGACATGGTCTGTTCCCCAGGCGGAACGACAATCGAAGCCGTTGCCGAATTGGAAAAAAATGGATTCCGCTCAGCGGTCATCTCGGCAGTCCAGACAACCATCGACAAATCCATTGCCATGAGCAAACCGAAAGAGAACTGA